The following DNA comes from Peribacillus sp. FSL E2-0218.
AAGAGTGTGTTATCAGCTTATGGTTCCTTTTGCGGACACCTTTTAATAAAGGGCCGTCTGTAATCCCTGTTGCGACAAAGAAACAATCATGGGATTTCACGATGTCATCCATCGTCAACAGAGCATGAGGGTTGGCAATCCCCATCTTCTTACATCGTACAAGTTCCTTTTCAGATTTGGGAACAAGTCGACCTTGGAAATCACCGCCAAGACATTTCAATGCAACTGCAGCAATCACACCCTCAGGGGCACCGCCTGTTCCAACAAGGATATCGACATCCAATTCGTCAACCGCTGTAGCTATTGCTCCTGTAATATCCACATCTGAAAATAATCGAACTTTTGCTCCGAGATTAAATACTTGTTTCATTAAATGATTGTGACGCGTACGTTCCTGCATCATGACTGTCAGTTCACTTACATCCTTGCCAAGTACCTTTGCGACGGACTTCATGTTTTCTGTAAGGGACGCTTCGATATTGATACAGCCCTTCGCCTCCGGGCCGACTGCCATTTTTTCCATATACATATCCGGTGCATGCAAGAGGGTGCCACGTTTAGCTACAGCAATAACTGCTAGCGAATTATCTTGCCCTTTTGAAACGAGGGTCGTCCCTTCTATTGGGTCAACGGCAATATCCACTTGAGGTTCAGTGCCGGCACCAAGATTCTCACCGATGTACAGCATCGGTGCTTCATCCATTTCACCTTCGCCAATGACAATTGACGCATTCATATTTATGCGGTTCATCTCATCGCGCATTGCTGTCGTTCCAGCTTGGTCCGTACCGATTTTATTGCCTTTTCCAATCCAAGGATAGGCCGCAATTGCCGCTTTTTGAGCGACGGCCAAAAAGTCACCGGCTAGTGATTGAACATCTTCTTTTTGCTTAACGTTCACAATAGACAACACGAATCAGCCCCTTCGTTATTCATAATTGTGTATTTTTATTCATTTATAAGCGAGATTCACCCGCATATTTTGGCATTTCCATAAGTCGAAACAATCAAAATATTTTCGATATGCGGTGAATTTTTTTTATTGGATGTGTTGAATTATACTGTTTGAGCCGATTTAATGGTTGTTAAAAAAGTGTTAAGAATCATGTAAGAAGAAGCGGCACCAGGATCCTTCGTCCCAAGTGAGCGTTCACCAAGACGGCTTGAACGTCCGCGCTTAGAAAGCAATCCTTTTGTTGACTCCATTCCTAGCTCTGCCGCTTTCACCGCTTCCGTAAAAGAGGCAACGAAGTCATTCGTATGTGCAAAATTCGATTGCAAGCTTTCAGCTGCTGGATGCAGTGTATCTATCATCGTTTTATCGCCAACTTCCGCTTTGCCCCGTTCCTTGATTCCATCCACAAAAGCCACCCAGAAATCCTTTAATTCTTGATCTCCAAGTTCCAACTTTCCTTGAAATGCTTTCGCACCCCTCATAAAACCAGTTGCATATAGAGGACCAACAGATGACCCGACAGCACTTAAAAACGTACGGCCTGCTAAAATGCTAATTCTTGAGCAGTCCTCCTCGTCTTTCAGTTCGCCATCCAGTTTTTCGTTAACCGCCTGCCAGCCAATGGACATCGTGACTCCATGATCGCCGTCACCCAGCTTCCGGTCTAATTCACACAAGTAATCTTTTTGTTCTTCAATCATCGTTACAACGTTTTTCAAAAAGGCCTTGAATTCTGCAGCTGTTATCTTCATCGCTAGCTCCTCCTTATATTTGGACATACATTGGACAGTCTGCAGGGTGGTCTATAAATTCTGCCAATTCTTCATCTAATTTTGTAATGGTAACAGACGCACCGCCCATTTCAAGAGATGTGCTGTAGCTTCCTACATAGGAACGGTGTATTATAATGCCTTTGTCACTTAAAATTTGTTCTACACGTCTGAACATTATATATAGTTCCATGTTTGTAGTGGAGCCTAATCCGTTTACAAGAACAGCTACTTTTTCTCCTGATACAACTGGCATGTCTATCAAAATGTCATGCATAAGGCGTTCGACCACCTGATCAGCCGGCAGCAAGTCACCTTTTTCGAGTCCAGGTTCACCGTGGTGACCAAGACCGATTTCCATTTCGTTATCAGCAAGTTCAAAGCTCGGCTTTCCTGTTTGTGGTAGTGAACACGGTGTTAAACCGACGCCCATTGTCCGTGTGTAATCGTTTGCTTTTTGAGCCACTCGTACAACATCAGCCAAGTTATATCCTTTATCAGCTGCAGCCCCCGCTGCCTTCGTGACGAAAAATTCCCCTGCGATCCCTCTGCGTTTTTGTTTTTCTTCTTTTGGCGCGGAAGCTACATCATCCGTTACAAGCACGGAACCAACACGGATATCGCTTTCAAGA
Coding sequences within:
- the glpX gene encoding class II fructose-bisphosphatase, whose product is MSIVNVKQKEDVQSLAGDFLAVAQKAAIAAYPWIGKGNKIGTDQAGTTAMRDEMNRINMNASIVIGEGEMDEAPMLYIGENLGAGTEPQVDIAVDPIEGTTLVSKGQDNSLAVIAVAKRGTLLHAPDMYMEKMAVGPEAKGCINIEASLTENMKSVAKVLGKDVSELTVMMQERTRHNHLMKQVFNLGAKVRLFSDVDITGAIATAVDELDVDILVGTGGAPEGVIAAVALKCLGGDFQGRLVPKSEKELVRCKKMGIANPHALLTMDDIVKSHDCFFVATGITDGPLLKGVRKRNHKLITHSFVATAEQSQFIEARHKVPFI
- the dhaL gene encoding dihydroxyacetone kinase subunit DhaL, giving the protein MKITAAEFKAFLKNVVTMIEEQKDYLCELDRKLGDGDHGVTMSIGWQAVNEKLDGELKDEEDCSRISILAGRTFLSAVGSSVGPLYATGFMRGAKAFQGKLELGDQELKDFWVAFVDGIKERGKAEVGDKTMIDTLHPAAESLQSNFAHTNDFVASFTEAVKAAELGMESTKGLLSKRGRSSRLGERSLGTKDPGAASSYMILNTFLTTIKSAQTV
- a CDS encoding dihydroxyacetone kinase subunit DhaK, whose translation is MKKLINDPMRVVEEMIEGYAKAYPKHVRQLAENDRALITAKETRDGKVGVLIGGGSGHEPAFIGYVGDGMADGVAVGNIFSSPPPDPILEATKAIDKGKGVIYIYGNYAGDVMNFGMAAELADLESDIRVGSVLVTDDVASAPKEEKQKRRGIAGEFFVTKAAGAAADKGYNLADVVRVAQKANDYTRTMGVGLTPCSLPQTGKPSFELADNEMEIGLGHHGEPGLEKGDLLPADQVVERLMHDILIDMPVVSGEKVAVLVNGLGSTTNMELYIMFRRVEQILSDKGIIIHRSYVGSYSTSLEMGGASVTITKLDEELAEFIDHPADCPMYVQI